In Herbaspirillum sp. WKF16, one genomic interval encodes:
- a CDS encoding DoxX family protein, whose protein sequence is MITNQNIFRIGRVLLASLFVISGVFKIIGFAGTVGYFDSLGLPMPTIAVLVTILVEVGGGLLLMTGRGVKPVALIIALFTVGATLSAHHFWTLDGAAAQAQLTHFLKNVSIIGALLLVSTIDTEAEPEQRR, encoded by the coding sequence ATGATCACCAACCAAAACATCTTCCGCATCGGCCGCGTCCTGCTGGCTTCCCTGTTCGTCATCTCCGGGGTCTTCAAGATCATCGGCTTCGCCGGCACCGTCGGTTACTTCGACAGCCTGGGCCTGCCCATGCCGACCATCGCCGTGCTGGTGACCATCCTGGTGGAAGTCGGCGGCGGCCTGCTGCTGATGACCGGTCGCGGCGTCAAGCCGGTGGCGCTGATCATCGCGCTGTTCACGGTCGGCGCGACGCTCTCGGCCCACCACTTCTGGACCCTGGACGGCGCCGCCGCGCAAGCGCAGCTGACCCACTTCCTGAAGAACGTCTCGATCATCGGCGCCTTGCTGCTGGTCTCGACCATCGACACCGAAGCCGAGCCGGAACAGCGCCGCTGA
- a CDS encoding LysR family transcriptional regulator, which translates to MNIERLSLDQLRVFVKVADSGSFLAAARKLVRAQSAVSYAIASLEDQLGVLLFDRSGYRPQLTDPGVALLADARQVLDHVDSLQVRANSYAKGQELEVALAVDVFFPTGCLVDLLQRFRDAFPAVTVRLDIEALGAVAERVLDGRAMLGILGTLPTTPPNLLRISLPAVRLVAVVAPHHPLARVKGRVAEKLLAQQTQLVLSDRSELTARQDFSVHSRLTWRMSDLGTKHALLRAGMGWGNMPLHVVRDDIDAGRLVTIATIHHPPQGSDLPVQCVYKPDHKAGPALSWWLDSLAALTTLEAPAA; encoded by the coding sequence ATGAACATCGAACGCCTTTCCCTGGACCAGTTGCGCGTCTTCGTGAAGGTCGCCGACAGCGGCAGCTTCCTCGCCGCCGCGCGCAAGCTGGTGCGCGCCCAGTCCGCGGTCAGCTACGCCATCGCCTCGCTGGAAGACCAGCTGGGCGTGCTGCTGTTCGACCGCAGCGGCTACCGGCCGCAGCTGACCGATCCGGGCGTGGCGCTGCTGGCCGACGCCCGGCAGGTGCTGGATCATGTGGATTCGCTGCAGGTGCGGGCCAATTCCTACGCCAAGGGGCAGGAGCTGGAGGTGGCGCTGGCGGTGGACGTGTTCTTCCCCACCGGCTGCCTGGTGGATTTGCTCCAGCGCTTCCGCGACGCCTTCCCCGCCGTCACGGTGCGGCTGGATATCGAGGCGCTGGGCGCGGTGGCCGAGCGGGTGCTGGACGGACGCGCCATGCTGGGCATCCTCGGCACGCTGCCCACCACGCCGCCCAACCTGCTGCGCATCAGCCTGCCGGCGGTGCGCCTGGTGGCGGTGGTGGCGCCGCATCATCCGCTGGCGCGGGTCAAGGGACGGGTCGCGGAAAAGCTGCTGGCGCAGCAGACCCAGCTGGTGCTGTCGGACCGCAGCGAACTGACCGCGCGCCAGGATTTCTCGGTGCACTCGCGCCTGACCTGGCGCATGAGCGACCTCGGCACCAAGCACGCCCTGCTGCGCGCCGGCATGGGCTGGGGCAACATGCCGCTGCACGTGGTGAGGGACGACATCGACGCCGGCCGGCTGGTGACCATCGCCACCATCCACCACCCGCCGCAAGGCTCCGACTTGCCGGTGCAGTGCGTCTACAAGCCGGATCACAAGGCCGGGCCGGCGCTGTCGTGGTGGCTGGATTCGCTGGCGGCGCTGACGACGCTGGAAGCGCCGGCCGCCTGA
- a CDS encoding GlxA family transcriptional regulator — protein MSPRPSSSTASAAPRRVALLAYGGMNLLDLSGPLQVFATANRLAGSERYRLHVASAAGGVIVTNAGLPLATESLATLDRALRDEAGLHTLISPGGSLGDDFDIDADLVAWIRRHAAQAQRVCSVCTGAFHLAEAGVLDGLRVTTHWDWAGELQRRYPQLQVDADPIFIRQGRIWTSAGVTAGIDLALALLEQDLGHQSAIAVARQLVMFIKRPGGQSQFSAPLASQASGAGRFAELHAWIAGNLGQDLRVENLAQRMHMSPRTFARAYAAETGRTPARTVELMRLEAARRALEETSLPLKRIANDAGYGEEQNLRRVFQRQLGVSPAQYRERFSAY, from the coding sequence ATGAGCCCGCGCCCGTCTTCTTCCACCGCATCCGCGGCGCCGCGCCGGGTGGCGCTGCTGGCCTACGGCGGCATGAACCTGCTCGACCTTTCCGGCCCCTTGCAGGTGTTCGCCACCGCGAACCGCCTGGCAGGCAGCGAGCGCTATCGCCTGCATGTGGCGTCGGCCGCCGGCGGCGTCATCGTCACCAATGCCGGGCTGCCGCTGGCCACCGAATCGCTGGCGACGCTGGACCGGGCGCTGCGGGACGAGGCCGGCCTGCATACCCTGATCTCGCCGGGCGGCAGCCTGGGCGACGATTTCGACATCGATGCCGACCTGGTGGCGTGGATACGCCGCCATGCCGCGCAGGCGCAGCGGGTGTGCTCGGTCTGCACCGGCGCCTTCCACCTGGCGGAGGCCGGCGTGCTCGACGGCTTGCGGGTGACCACCCATTGGGACTGGGCCGGAGAATTGCAGCGCCGTTATCCGCAATTGCAGGTGGACGCCGACCCGATCTTCATCCGCCAGGGCCGCATCTGGACCTCGGCCGGCGTCACCGCCGGCATCGACCTGGCGCTGGCGCTGCTGGAGCAGGATCTCGGCCATCAAAGCGCGATCGCCGTGGCGCGCCAGCTGGTGATGTTCATCAAGCGCCCCGGCGGCCAGTCGCAGTTCAGCGCGCCGCTGGCCTCGCAGGCGTCCGGCGCCGGTCGCTTCGCCGAACTGCACGCCTGGATCGCCGGCAACCTGGGGCAGGACCTGCGGGTGGAGAACCTGGCGCAGCGCATGCACATGAGCCCGCGCACCTTCGCCCGCGCCTATGCCGCCGAAACCGGACGCACGCCCGCGCGCACCGTCGAGCTGATGCGGCTGGAAGCGGCGCGCCGGGCGCTGGAAGAAACCTCCTTGCCCTTGAAGCGCATCGCCAACGATGCCGGCTACGGCGAGGAGCAGAACCTGCGCCGCGTGTTCCAGCGCCAGCTGGGCGTGAGTCCGGCGCAGTACCGGGAGCGGTTTTCGGCGTATTGA
- a CDS encoding MFS transporter yields the protein MTRPQTDHDSRAASLPQAYSPAAGKRNASVLAVCQGLFTCAISIDLTLTALTGWQLAPDKALATLPFALITVAGALVTWFAAFLIQRLGRRLSFALGAASCCVGGLVSVWSVFHAQFWTFCAGTAMVGVFQAFAQYYRLAAADAVADEAKSRAISTVLAGGVIAAIAGPALAAWSKDLFPAALFAGAYLVVAAMGLLSVVVLLAFYRDLGAAPAAADAGSADAPARPLAEIARTPVFMASVANNVAGSMVMMLIMTAAPLAAVACHHGIDDGAAIIQWHLVGMYAPSFFAGRLIKRFGLGSVLLAGLALNLACAATAMASTSLPAFYAALLFLGVGWNFMFVGGTTLLAQSYAPSERAKTQGFSELLRYGATALATLGAGPLLARFGWETLNAAILPILLLSTLATARWMIGQRAARAQAAGSMG from the coding sequence ATGACCCGCCCGCAGACCGACCATGATAGTAGAGCCGCTTCCTTACCGCAGGCTTATTCGCCGGCGGCGGGCAAGCGCAACGCCTCCGTGCTGGCCGTGTGCCAGGGCCTGTTCACCTGCGCCATCTCGATCGACCTGACCCTGACCGCATTGACCGGATGGCAACTGGCCCCGGACAAGGCGCTGGCGACCTTGCCCTTCGCCCTGATCACCGTGGCCGGGGCGCTGGTCACCTGGTTCGCCGCCTTCCTGATCCAGCGGCTGGGGCGGCGCCTGTCCTTCGCGTTGGGCGCGGCCAGCTGCTGCGTGGGCGGGCTGGTGTCGGTGTGGTCGGTGTTCCATGCGCAGTTCTGGACCTTCTGCGCCGGCACGGCGATGGTCGGCGTGTTCCAGGCCTTCGCGCAATATTACCGGCTGGCCGCGGCCGACGCCGTGGCCGACGAGGCCAAGAGCCGCGCCATTTCCACCGTGCTGGCCGGCGGCGTGATCGCCGCCATCGCCGGCCCCGCGCTGGCGGCGTGGAGCAAGGACCTGTTCCCCGCGGCCCTGTTCGCCGGCGCCTACCTGGTGGTGGCCGCCATGGGGCTGCTCTCGGTGGTGGTGCTGCTGGCGTTCTACCGCGACCTGGGCGCAGCCCCGGCCGCCGCCGACGCCGGCAGTGCGGACGCGCCGGCGCGGCCCCTGGCCGAGATCGCGCGCACCCCGGTGTTCATGGCGTCGGTGGCCAACAACGTGGCCGGCTCCATGGTGATGATGCTGATCATGACCGCCGCGCCGCTTGCGGCAGTGGCCTGCCACCACGGCATCGACGACGGCGCCGCCATCATCCAGTGGCACCTGGTCGGCATGTACGCGCCATCCTTCTTCGCCGGACGCCTGATCAAGCGCTTCGGCCTGGGTTCGGTGCTGCTGGCCGGGCTGGCGCTGAACCTGGCCTGCGCCGCCACGGCGATGGCCTCGACCAGCCTGCCGGCCTTCTATGCCGCCTTGCTGTTCCTGGGCGTGGGCTGGAATTTCATGTTCGTCGGCGGCACCACCTTGCTGGCGCAGTCCTATGCGCCCTCCGAGCGGGCCAAGACCCAGGGCTTCTCCGAACTGCTGCGCTACGGCGCCACCGCGCTGGCCACGCTGGGCGCCGGCCCCTTGCTGGCGCGCTTCGGCTGGGAGACGCTCAATGCCGCCATCCTGCCGATCCTGCTGCTGTCCACGCTGGCCACGGCGCGCTGGATGATCGGGCAACGCGCGGCGCGCGCGCAGGCGGCCGGGAGCATGGGATAA
- a CDS encoding isochorismatase family protein: MLINASQSALLVVDLQQKLLPAIHDNETILAQAVRLATIAGLLGVPVIGTAQIPDKLGPNHPAVARLCDKILAKSHFDACAEGLLPALPTAVRQIVISGCETHICVLQTALSLLERGYRVLPLLDACGSRKTSDRDAAFARLRQAGAEPVTVEMVAYEWMRDSRHAQFREVLKLIK; encoded by the coding sequence ATGCTGATCAATGCAAGCCAATCCGCCCTGCTGGTGGTCGACCTGCAGCAAAAGCTGCTGCCGGCGATCCATGACAACGAAACCATCCTGGCCCAGGCCGTGCGCCTGGCGACCATTGCCGGCTTGCTGGGCGTGCCGGTGATCGGTACCGCGCAGATCCCTGACAAGCTGGGCCCCAACCATCCCGCCGTAGCCCGGCTGTGCGACAAGATCCTGGCCAAGAGCCACTTCGACGCCTGCGCCGAGGGCCTGCTGCCGGCCCTGCCCACGGCCGTGCGGCAGATCGTCATCAGCGGCTGCGAGACCCACATCTGCGTGCTGCAGACCGCGCTCTCGCTGCTCGAGCGCGGCTACCGGGTGCTGCCGCTGCTGGACGCCTGCGGCTCGCGCAAGACCAGCGACCGCGACGCCGCCTTCGCCCGCCTGCGCCAGGCCGGCGCCGAACCGGTGACGGTGGAGATGGTGGCCTACGAGTGGATGCGCGATAGCCGCCATGCGCAGTTCCGCGAGGTGCTCAAGCTGATCAAGTGA
- the fnr gene encoding fumarate/nitrate reduction transcriptional regulator Fnr translates to MSSLPSPAPASSRSTPAVNVQALRASCSACSMHQLCLPMGLDQGDMQRLEQVISRRRKVRRDETLYRLDDKFDMLYAIRLGHFKTFQRNSNGGEQITGFQMAGELLGMDAIGAGHHLCDAVALEDSEVCEIPFASLEDLFRDMPTLLRQFHRMMSLEISREQRVMLTLGSMTAQQKMAAFLLNLSTRYASRGYSSTRFQLRMTREEIGNYLGLAVESVSRLLSGFKKTGVIEVNHRDLELLDLPTLRAIALGNDPCA, encoded by the coding sequence ATGTCCAGCCTACCGTCTCCCGCTCCCGCCTCCTCCCGTTCGACCCCGGCCGTCAACGTGCAGGCGCTGCGCGCCAGCTGCTCGGCCTGCAGCATGCACCAGCTGTGCCTGCCGATGGGCCTGGACCAGGGCGACATGCAGCGGCTGGAGCAGGTCATCAGCCGCCGCCGCAAGGTCCGGCGCGACGAGACCCTGTACCGCCTCGACGACAAGTTCGACATGCTGTACGCGATCCGCCTGGGCCACTTCAAGACCTTCCAGCGCAACTCCAACGGCGGCGAACAGATCACCGGCTTCCAGATGGCCGGCGAGCTGCTGGGCATGGACGCCATCGGCGCCGGGCACCACCTGTGCGACGCGGTCGCGCTGGAAGACAGCGAGGTCTGCGAGATCCCCTTCGCCAGCCTGGAGGACCTTTTCCGCGACATGCCCACGCTGCTGCGCCAGTTCCACCGCATGATGAGCCTGGAGATCTCGCGCGAACAGCGCGTGATGCTGACCCTGGGCAGCATGACCGCCCAGCAGAAGATGGCGGCCTTCCTGCTCAACCTGTCCACGCGCTACGCCAGCCGCGGCTACTCCTCCACCCGCTTCCAGCTGCGCATGACGCGCGAGGAAATCGGCAACTACCTGGGCCTGGCGGTGGAGAGCGTGAGCCGCCTGCTGTCCGGCTTCAAGAAGACCGGCGTCATCGAGGTCAACCACCGCGACCTCGAATTGCTGGACCTGCCCACGCTGCGCGCCATCGCCCTGGGTAACGATCCCTGCGCCTGA
- a CDS encoding phosphatase PAP2 family protein has product MTDPLRKPPAPAPGFLRRRFDRRHHLGLPLTTGLLAVTATLLLFALVAWEVSTHGDLTRLDQQLADWFNRRAFSPLTDMVLAYTHLHGTVGVLAIGALALWRMLRLRQWLWAADLLLVLPGGMLFNFGLKHVFARLRPSFDDPILVLHSYSFPSGHTIGATLLYAMLAAYLLNQPVPARRRGTTVAVIAAALLLVALTAFSRVYLGAHFLSDVLAAALLGLAWFAFWTTALFTARRHYSARTRSN; this is encoded by the coding sequence ATGACAGATCCCCTCCGCAAGCCCCCCGCTCCTGCTCCCGGCTTCCTGCGCCGCCGCTTCGACCGCCGCCACCATCTCGGCCTGCCGCTGACCACCGGCCTGCTGGCCGTGACCGCCACCCTCTTGCTGTTCGCGCTGGTCGCCTGGGAGGTCAGCACCCACGGCGACCTGACGCGGCTGGACCAGCAGCTGGCCGACTGGTTCAATCGCCGCGCCTTCTCGCCGCTGACCGACATGGTGCTGGCTTACACCCACCTGCACGGCACGGTCGGCGTGCTGGCCATCGGCGCCCTGGCGCTATGGCGCATGCTGCGCCTGCGGCAATGGCTGTGGGCGGCCGACCTGCTGCTGGTGCTGCCGGGCGGGATGCTGTTCAACTTCGGGCTCAAGCACGTCTTTGCGCGGCTGCGGCCAAGTTTCGACGATCCCATCCTGGTGCTGCACAGCTACAGCTTCCCCAGCGGCCACACCATCGGCGCCACGCTGCTGTATGCGATGCTGGCGGCCTACTTGCTGAACCAGCCGGTCCCGGCGCGGCGGCGCGGGACCACGGTTGCGGTGATCGCCGCCGCGCTGCTGCTGGTGGCGCTGACGGCGTTCAGCCGGGTCTACCTCGGCGCCCATTTCCTGAGCGACGTGCTGGCCGCCGCGCTGCTGGGCCTCGCCTGGTTCGCCTTCTGGACCACCGCGCTTTTCACCGCGCGGCGGCACTATTCGGCACGGACGCGCTCCAACTGA
- a CDS encoding diacylglycerol/lipid kinase family protein: MPESKQKTIPDSGRPDVVAAINARAGGGHAQELAAHITAQFARHGLRAEVCLAASGKDMLTAARRAVRDKVGIVAVGGGDGSVNAVASILIQQEGCESALGVLPLGTLNHFAKDLGIPLLLDDAIANIATGRRIRVDSGEVNGVPFINNSSLGLYPDIVREREKQQARLGRGKWLAFSWAAMGALRRYPFLRVRLRVGGQDHWRRTPFVFIGNNEYLMSGLDIGKRSTLMDGKLSLYVCHRTGRLGLLRLALNALFGRLREAHDFDALTATDILIETHKTRMRVATDGEVTVMQTPLQYRVRPASLEVIVPPLEQPAAPPEAPPGMLAKLWGDD, from the coding sequence TTGCCGGAAAGCAAACAGAAAACCATCCCCGACAGCGGACGACCGGACGTGGTCGCCGCCATCAACGCCAGGGCTGGCGGCGGTCACGCGCAAGAGCTGGCGGCCCACATCACGGCACAGTTCGCGCGCCATGGATTGCGCGCAGAGGTATGCCTGGCCGCCAGTGGCAAGGACATGCTGACGGCGGCGCGACGCGCCGTGCGCGACAAGGTCGGCATTGTCGCCGTGGGCGGCGGCGACGGCAGCGTCAATGCCGTGGCCTCCATCCTGATCCAGCAGGAAGGGTGCGAGAGCGCGCTGGGCGTGCTGCCGCTGGGCACGCTGAACCACTTCGCAAAGGACCTCGGCATCCCCTTGCTGCTGGACGATGCGATCGCAAACATCGCCACCGGCCGCCGCATCCGCGTCGACAGCGGCGAGGTCAACGGCGTGCCCTTCATCAACAACTCCAGCCTGGGTTTGTATCCCGACATCGTGCGCGAGCGCGAGAAGCAACAGGCGCGCTTGGGGCGCGGCAAGTGGCTGGCCTTTTCGTGGGCGGCAATGGGCGCGCTGCGCCGCTATCCCTTCCTGCGGGTGCGGCTGCGCGTGGGCGGGCAGGATCACTGGCGGCGCACGCCCTTCGTCTTCATCGGCAACAACGAATACCTGATGAGCGGGCTGGACATCGGCAAGCGCTCCACCCTGATGGACGGCAAGCTGAGCCTCTACGTGTGCCACCGCACCGGCCGCCTCGGCCTGCTGAGGCTGGCGCTCAACGCGCTGTTCGGCCGGCTGCGCGAAGCGCACGACTTCGACGCCCTGACCGCCACCGACATCCTGATCGAGACCCACAAGACACGCATGCGCGTGGCCACCGACGGCGAGGTCACGGTGATGCAGACGCCGCTGCAGTATCGCGTGCGTCCCGCCTCGCTGGAGGTGATCGTGCCGCCGCTGGAGCAGCCGGCCGCGCCGCCGGAGGCGCCACCGGGCATGCTGGCCAAGCTGTGGGGGGACGACTGA
- a CDS encoding metallophosphoesterase family protein, whose product MRTVIHLSDLHFGRTDPEIIAPLIAQVHELQPDLVVVSGDLTQRARSVQFKEARQFLDALPHPQLVVPGNHDVPLFNVAARLLQPLRKYRRHIGEDLQPVYMDDEMVVVGINTARSLTIKDGRVNDRQIEMARRQLAAVGDNMVKIIVTHHPFDLPPGPQHHDLVGKAVPAMRAFALCGADLLLAGHVHTSSAVSSAGRYDIPGYSALVVQAGTATSTRGRGESNSFNVLQVEAHQIVVHRLGWEPERKSFALAASQTFVQRGSEWFEREPDGSLGAEPAASAARPASG is encoded by the coding sequence ATGCGCACCGTCATCCATCTCTCCGACCTGCACTTCGGCCGCACCGATCCTGAGATCATCGCGCCGCTGATCGCCCAGGTGCATGAGTTGCAGCCTGACCTGGTGGTGGTCTCGGGCGACCTCACCCAGCGCGCGCGCAGCGTCCAGTTCAAGGAGGCGCGGCAATTCCTGGACGCGCTGCCGCATCCGCAGCTGGTGGTGCCCGGCAACCACGACGTGCCGCTGTTCAACGTCGCCGCGCGCCTGTTGCAGCCGCTGCGCAAGTATCGCCGTCACATCGGCGAGGATCTGCAACCGGTCTACATGGATGATGAGATGGTGGTGGTCGGCATCAACACCGCACGCTCGCTGACCATCAAGGACGGCCGCGTCAACGACCGCCAGATCGAGATGGCGCGGCGCCAGCTGGCGGCGGTGGGCGACAACATGGTCAAGATCATCGTCACCCACCACCCCTTCGACCTGCCGCCTGGGCCGCAGCACCACGACCTGGTCGGCAAGGCGGTGCCGGCCATGCGCGCCTTCGCGCTATGCGGCGCCGACCTGCTGCTGGCGGGCCATGTGCACACCAGCTCCGCGGTCAGCAGCGCCGGGCGCTACGATATCCCCGGCTACTCGGCGCTGGTGGTGCAGGCGGGCACGGCGACGTCCACCCGCGGCCGCGGCGAGAGCAATTCATTCAATGTGCTGCAGGTAGAGGCGCACCAGATCGTGGTGCACCGGCTGGGCTGGGAGCCGGAACGGAAGTCCTTCGCGCTGGCCGCCTCGCAGACCTTCGTCCAGCGCGGCAGCGAATGGTTCGAGCGCGAGCCGGACGGCAGCCTCGGCGCCGAGCCGGCGGCCAGCGCGGCGCGGCCGGCATCGGGCTGA
- the zigA gene encoding zinc metallochaperone GTPase ZigA — translation MSAAIRPPADRRLPVTVLSGFLGAGKTTLLNHILHNREGRRVAVIVNDMSEVNIDAALVRDGGAGLSRTDEKLVEMSNGCICCTLREDLLLEVRKLARERRFDQLVIESTGISEPLPVAETFTFSDEDGASLSDVARLDTMVTVVDAFNFLKDYGSQDSLEQRGESMGEEDERTVVDLLVEQVEFCDVLVVNKLDLVTQQQRERLQAILRRLNPRARIVGAEFGRVPLDQVLGTGLFDFEQASQAPGWLQELRGEHVPETEQYGIASFAWRARRPLHPQRFFALINTEWPGVVRSKGFFWLASRPAQAGSWSQAGGVCRHGLAGKWWAAVPRERWPQDAESMQLILDQWDDNVGDARQELVLIGMDMDIPALRARLDACLLDAAEMAQGPAGWARMADPFPLWG, via the coding sequence ATGTCAGCCGCCATCCGCCCGCCTGCCGACCGCAGGCTTCCCGTCACCGTGCTCTCCGGCTTCCTCGGCGCCGGCAAGACCACCCTGCTCAACCACATCCTGCACAACCGCGAAGGCCGCCGCGTGGCGGTGATCGTCAACGACATGTCGGAAGTCAACATCGACGCCGCGCTGGTGCGCGACGGCGGCGCCGGCCTCTCGCGCACCGACGAGAAGCTGGTCGAGATGAGCAATGGCTGCATCTGCTGCACGCTGCGCGAAGACCTGCTGCTGGAGGTGCGCAAGCTGGCGCGCGAGCGCCGCTTCGACCAGCTGGTGATCGAGTCCACCGGCATCTCCGAACCGCTGCCGGTGGCCGAGACCTTCACCTTCAGCGATGAGGATGGCGCCAGCCTGTCCGATGTGGCGCGGCTGGACACCATGGTCACCGTGGTCGACGCCTTCAATTTCCTCAAGGACTACGGTTCGCAGGACAGCCTGGAGCAGCGCGGCGAATCGATGGGCGAAGAGGACGAGCGCACCGTGGTCGACCTGCTGGTCGAACAGGTTGAATTCTGCGACGTGCTGGTGGTGAACAAGCTCGACCTCGTCACGCAGCAACAGCGCGAGCGCCTGCAAGCCATCCTGCGCCGCCTCAATCCGCGCGCGCGCATCGTCGGCGCCGAGTTCGGCCGGGTGCCGCTGGACCAGGTGCTGGGCACCGGCCTGTTCGATTTCGAGCAGGCCAGCCAGGCGCCGGGCTGGCTGCAGGAGTTGCGCGGCGAGCATGTCCCCGAGACTGAACAGTACGGCATCGCCAGCTTCGCCTGGCGCGCGCGCCGGCCCTTGCATCCGCAACGCTTCTTCGCGCTGATCAACACCGAATGGCCGGGCGTGGTGCGCTCCAAGGGTTTCTTCTGGCTGGCCAGCCGGCCCGCCCAGGCCGGTTCCTGGTCGCAGGCCGGCGGCGTGTGCCGCCATGGCCTGGCGGGCAAGTGGTGGGCGGCGGTGCCGCGCGAGCGCTGGCCGCAGGATGCCGAATCGATGCAATTGATCCTCGACCAATGGGATGACAACGTGGGCGACGCCCGCCAGGAGCTGGTGCTGATCGGCATGGACATGGACATCCCCGCGCTGCGCGCCAGGCTCGACGCCTGCCTGCTGGACGCCGCCGAGATGGCGCAGGGCCCGGCCGGCTGGGCGCGCATGGCCGATCCGTTTCCGCTGTGGGGTTGA
- the folE2 gene encoding GTP cyclohydrolase FolE2, with product MTARLPDVAREERAAIPLPLDWVGMSGIAVPLRLDAGLQVAASAAISVDLPDPRAKGIHMSRLYRLLDDFAAHRILSPQALSQLLQQAVESHADCGSRAARVALDFALPLRRPALVTPGLAGWKHYPVRLHAELRDAAVRLQLTVRVEYSSTCPCSAALSRQALRYAFAGDFADAPAVARDAVLDWLAARASLATPHSQRSQAALSIGLAGHADHLPLRALIDTAEQALGTPVQTAVKRADEQAFALSNGANLMYVEDAARRLRLALEAGFGPCSVQVEHFESLHAHDATAAASTPGWRPLP from the coding sequence TTGACGGCCCGCCTGCCCGACGTGGCGCGCGAGGAACGCGCCGCCATTCCCCTGCCGCTGGACTGGGTCGGCATGAGCGGCATCGCCGTGCCGTTGCGGCTGGACGCCGGCCTGCAGGTCGCGGCCAGCGCCGCCATCTCGGTGGACCTGCCGGACCCGCGCGCCAAGGGCATCCACATGTCGCGCCTGTACCGCCTGCTCGACGACTTCGCCGCGCATCGGATCCTGTCGCCGCAGGCCTTGTCGCAGCTGCTGCAACAGGCGGTCGAGAGCCACGCCGATTGCGGCTCGCGGGCCGCGCGCGTGGCGCTGGACTTCGCCCTGCCGCTGCGCCGCCCGGCGCTGGTCACGCCCGGCCTGGCGGGATGGAAGCACTATCCGGTGAGGCTGCACGCAGAACTGCGCGATGCGGCCGTGCGGCTGCAACTGACGGTGCGCGTGGAGTATTCCTCCACCTGCCCCTGCTCGGCGGCGCTGTCGCGGCAGGCGCTGCGCTACGCCTTCGCCGGCGACTTCGCCGATGCGCCCGCCGTGGCCCGCGACGCCGTGCTGGACTGGCTGGCCGCACGCGCCAGCCTGGCCACGCCGCACAGCCAGCGCAGCCAGGCTGCCCTCAGCATCGGGCTGGCCGGCCATGCCGATCATCTTCCGCTGCGCGCCCTGATCGATACCGCAGAGCAGGCGCTTGGCACGCCGGTGCAGACCGCCGTCAAGCGCGCCGACGAGCAAGCCTTCGCGCTCAGCAACGGCGCCAACCTGATGTACGTGGAAGATGCCGCACGGCGGCTGCGACTGGCGCTGGAAGCCGGCTTCGGCCCCTGTTCGGTGCAGGTCGAGCACTTCGAGAGCCTGCATGCCCACGACGCCACGGCCGCCGCCTCCACGCCCGGATGGCGACCGCTGCCGTGA